Proteins from one Juglans microcarpa x Juglans regia isolate MS1-56 chromosome 1S, Jm3101_v1.0, whole genome shotgun sequence genomic window:
- the LOC121245866 gene encoding magnesium transporter MRS2-I-like isoform X1, whose product MARDMEVVPADPGAAVVPKKKSQMLARSWILLDCTGERTVLDVDKYAIMHRVHIHARDLRILDPLLSYPSAILGRDRAIVLNLEHIKAIITAEEVLLRDPTDENVVPVVEELQRRLPPVNAIRQGQPNGKEYPGGQNDVEASEEDESPFEFRALEVALEAICSFLAARTTELESAAYPALDELTSKISSRNLDRVRKLKSSMTRLTARVQKVRDELEQLLDDDDDMADLYLSRKLAGASSPVSGSGAASWFPVSPTIGSKISRASRASMATVRGDENDVEELEMLLEAYFMQIDGTLNKLTTLREYIDDTEDYINIQLDNHRNQLIQLELFLSSGTVCISIFSLVAAIFGMNIPYTWNDNHGYMFKWVVIVTGISCAFLFLLIVYHARHKGLIGS is encoded by the exons ATGGCACGGGACATGGAGGTGGTGCCCGCGGACCCCGGTGCCGCGGTGGTTCCGAAGAAGAAGAGCCAGATGCTGGCTCGGAGCTGGATACTGTTGGACTGTACGGGGGAACGGACCGTCCTGGACGTCGACAAGTACGCCATCATGCACCGCGTCCACATCCATGCTCGCGATCTCCGAATCCTCGACCCCTTGTTGTCCTACCCCTCCGCCATCCTCGGCCGCGACAGGGCCATCGTTCTCAACTtggag CATATCAAGGCAATTATCACTGCTGAAGAG GTATTACTTCGGGATCCAACGGATGAAAATGTTGTCCCTGTTGTTGAGGAACTTCAAAGGCGTTTACCTCCTGTCAATGCCATTCGCCAAGGTCAACCTAACGGAAAAGAGTACCCAGGTGGGCAAAATGATGTCGAGGCCAGTGAAGAAGATG AGTCTCCATTTGAGTTCCGGGCCCTGGAGGTAGCTTTGGAAGCTATTTGTAGTTTCCTTGCCGCCCGTACAACAGAATTGGAGAGTGCTGCATATCCTGCACTTGATGAGCTGACCTCTAAG ATTAGTAGCCGTAACTTGGACAGGGTTCGCAAATTAAAGAGTTCAATGACCAGGTTGACTGCTCGGGTCCAAAAG GTTAGAGATGAACTTGAACAACTActcgatgatgatgatgatatggcTGACCTTTACTTGTCGAGAAAGTTGGCTGGTGCATCTTCACCAGTTAGTGGCTCTGGTGCTGCCAGTTGGTTTCCTGTCTCCCCAACCATTGGCTCAAAGATATCCAGAGCAAGTAGAGCAAGTATGGCCACAGTCCGGGGAGATGAGAATGATGTTGAGGAGCTTGAAATGTTACTGGAG GCTTACTTTATGCAAATTGATGGCACATTGAACAAATTAACCACG CTGCGAGAATACATTGATGATACAGAAGATTACATCAATATTCAG CTCGACAATCATCGAAATCAGCTGATTCAG TTGGAGCTCTTTCTAAGTTCTGGAACTGTTTGTATATCGATCTTTTCTTTGGTGGCCGCAATATTTGGCATGAACATCCCGTATACTTGGAATGATAACCATGGATATATGTTTAAATGG GTGGTCATTGTCACGGGAATCAGTTGTGCTTTTCTCTTTCTACTAATTGTTTATCATGCTCGCCACAAAGGATTGATTGGATCTTGA
- the LOC121245887 gene encoding DNA-directed RNA polymerase V subunit 7-like, protein MFCEVELLRDVAVPAENLEGTRLVPQRFIITRLLEDLLNEKASKDHGYFLAITSLKSIGKGEVVDETGDIFFPVVFNCRIFLPFKGEVLDGVVHRVFRHGVFLRCGPIRYAFLSARKMPNYQYVDGENPAFLSDELVKIENDIVVRFMVLGVRWIEKRGDVKKEFVMLTTLEGDSLGPISSSGSGELYL, encoded by the coding sequence ATGTTCTGTGAAGTAGAACTGCTCAGGGATGTGGCAGTCCCTGCAGAAAACTTGGAGGGAACTAGACTTGTTCCCCAGAGGTTCATCATAACGCGCCTGTTGGAGGACTTGTTGAATGAAAAGGCCAGCAAGGATCATGGTTACTTTCTTGCAATAACCAGCTTAAAGAGCATAGGTAAAGGAGAGGTTGTGGATGAGACAGGGGACATTTTCTTCCCTGTAGTCTTTAATTGTCGTATCTTCTTACCATTCAAGGGAGAGGTTTTAGACGGAGTAGTTCACCGCGTTTTTAGGCATGGAGTCTTCTTGAGATGTGGACCTATTAGATATGCTTTTCTCTCAGCAAGAAAAATGCCAAATTACCAGTATGTTGATGGGGAAAATCCAGCCTTCTTGAGTGATGAGCTTGTAAAGATAGAGAACGATATTGTGGTCCGTTTCATGGTGCTGGGAGTAAGGTGGATTGAGAAAAGGGGTGACGTCAAAAAAGAATTTGTGATGCTTACCACTTTAGAAGGTGATTCGCTTGGACCTATTTCATCATCTGGATCTGGTGAATTGTATTTGTAA
- the LOC121245865 gene encoding E3 ubiquitin protein ligase DRIP2-like isoform X1 produces MCVWGQRGTEKQKMMMAGQVVKLQWEKLAVCMTCPLCNKLFKDATTISECLHTFCRKCIYKKLTSEELNHCPVCNKDLGCAPLEKLRADHNVQDLRARIFPFVRKKANAPEVVPSVPFSGKRKERSLSPFRASIPRIKCAARKCLPLLEPTLFVDEPVEKEGDDKKVGDHRLSFSSSETLHENLQNRRQVEAASKTKSIKFTMHGMVVKPALPKAKIKGHGNKSKGHGDDNGSMSAPSSLVKTRKFHGVRQRRAAVSEGLINIPGQALIDVDYKNDRRFSPIWFSLVASNDQEGDSPLPQISSCYLRVRDGSLPVSFIKKYLVKKLDLDSEAESLQVEILLRGQPIISTQQFHDLVDLWLQTKPMSERIQTSMGCSAKEFVIVLSYGRKIDPMNMLR; encoded by the exons atgtgtgtgTGGGGTCAGAGGGGGACGGAGAAGCAGAAGATGATGATGGCAGGCCAGGTGGTTAAGCTACAGTGGGAGAAACTCGCCGTATGCATGACCTGTCCTTTATGCAATAAGCTCTTCAAAGACGCCACCACCATATCTGAGTGCCTCCACACCT TTTGCAGGAAGTGCATATATAAGAAGCTAACTAGTGAGGAGTTGAATCACTGTCCCGTGTGCAATAAAGATTTGGGTTGTGCTCCACTGGAGAAACTAAG GGCAGACCACAATGTGCAAGATTTAAGGGCTAGAATCTTCCCTTTTGTAAGGAAAAAGGCCAATGCACCCGAGGTGGTACCCTCAGTTCCATTTTCAGGAAAACGGAAGGAGAGATCCCTCTCTCCATTTAGGGCCAGCATACCTAGAATAAAATGTGCTGCAAGAAAGTGTCTTCCTCTACTTGAACCTACTCTTTTTGTTGATGAGCCTGTTGAAAAGGAGGGAGATGATAAGAAAGTGGGAGATCACCGTCTAAGTTTTAGCTCAAGTGAGACTCTACATGAAAATTTGCAAAATAGAAGACag GTGGAAGCtgcaagcaaaacaaaatctaTTAAGTTCACCATGCATGGAATGGTGGTCAAGCCAGCACTGCCCAAAGCCAAAATTAAGGGACATGGTAATAAATCAAAAGGCCATGGTGATGACAATGGCTCAATGTCTGCACCATCAAGTTTAGTGAAAACTAGAAAGTTCCATGGTGTTCGACAAAGAAGAGCCGCTGTCTCTGAAGGCTTGATTAATATTCCTGGACAAGCTCTGATTGATGTAGATTATAAGAATGACAGAAGATTTAGTCCAATTTGGTTCTCATTAGTTGCCTCTAATGACCA GGAAGGAGATTCACCCTTGCCACAGATATCCTCATGCTACTTGCGGGTTAG GGATGGTAGTTTACCcgtttcatttataaaaaaatatcttgtgAAAAAACTGGATCTTGATAGCGAGGCCGAG TCTTTACAGGTGGAGATCTTGTTACGTGGTCAGCCAATAATTTCTACACAGCAATTTCATGACTTGGTAGACTTGTGGTTACAGACAAAACCAATGTCAGAAAGAATTCAGACATCTATGGGCTGCTCAGCCAAGGAGTTTGTGATTGTTCTGTCTTATGGTCGAAAGATAGACCCCATGAATATGCTTCGATGA
- the LOC121245865 gene encoding E3 ubiquitin protein ligase DRIP2-like isoform X4: MCVWGQRGTEKQKMMMAGQVVKLQWEKLAVCMTCPLCNKLFKDATTISECLHTFCRKCIYKKLTSEELNHCPVCNKDLGCAPLEKLRADHNVQDLRARIFPFVRKKANAPEVVPSVPFSGKRKERSLSPFRASIPRIKCAARKCLPLLEPTLFVDEPVEKEGDDKKVGDHRLSFSSSETLHENLQNRRQVEAASKTKSIKFTMHGMVVKPALPKAKIKGHGNKSKGHGDDNGSMSAPSSLVKTRKFHGVRQRRAAVSEGLINIPGQALIDVDYKNDRRFSPIWFSLVASNDQEGDSPLPQISSCYLRVRWRSCYVVSQ, translated from the exons atgtgtgtgTGGGGTCAGAGGGGGACGGAGAAGCAGAAGATGATGATGGCAGGCCAGGTGGTTAAGCTACAGTGGGAGAAACTCGCCGTATGCATGACCTGTCCTTTATGCAATAAGCTCTTCAAAGACGCCACCACCATATCTGAGTGCCTCCACACCT TTTGCAGGAAGTGCATATATAAGAAGCTAACTAGTGAGGAGTTGAATCACTGTCCCGTGTGCAATAAAGATTTGGGTTGTGCTCCACTGGAGAAACTAAG GGCAGACCACAATGTGCAAGATTTAAGGGCTAGAATCTTCCCTTTTGTAAGGAAAAAGGCCAATGCACCCGAGGTGGTACCCTCAGTTCCATTTTCAGGAAAACGGAAGGAGAGATCCCTCTCTCCATTTAGGGCCAGCATACCTAGAATAAAATGTGCTGCAAGAAAGTGTCTTCCTCTACTTGAACCTACTCTTTTTGTTGATGAGCCTGTTGAAAAGGAGGGAGATGATAAGAAAGTGGGAGATCACCGTCTAAGTTTTAGCTCAAGTGAGACTCTACATGAAAATTTGCAAAATAGAAGACag GTGGAAGCtgcaagcaaaacaaaatctaTTAAGTTCACCATGCATGGAATGGTGGTCAAGCCAGCACTGCCCAAAGCCAAAATTAAGGGACATGGTAATAAATCAAAAGGCCATGGTGATGACAATGGCTCAATGTCTGCACCATCAAGTTTAGTGAAAACTAGAAAGTTCCATGGTGTTCGACAAAGAAGAGCCGCTGTCTCTGAAGGCTTGATTAATATTCCTGGACAAGCTCTGATTGATGTAGATTATAAGAATGACAGAAGATTTAGTCCAATTTGGTTCTCATTAGTTGCCTCTAATGACCA GGAAGGAGATTCACCCTTGCCACAGATATCCTCATGCTACTTGCGGGTTAG GTGGAGATCTTGTTACGTGGTCAGCCAATAA
- the LOC121245848 gene encoding protein transport protein SEC23, protein MDFVELEAIEGLRWSWNSWPASKSDCSALVIPLSVMCTPLMQSSELPILPYDPLLCSHCGAILNPYARLDYTSRIWYCPFCYQKNPFPRSYSGIGETNLPAELFPTYSTVEYAPGRKSMSPGANPSGPNLNYKHNWSNGLSSSSSLASMVSSSSSLSMSGGDLRGGGSAFVFVVDTCTAEEELRALKNELLLLVERLPENALVGLVTFDSMVRVHDLGFSECSRVVLFHGDREVSSEQTQQFLGFNPTKKQHLGKTPVIRKQGFLLPVSECEFSVTTAIEEIHSSPHARLGHRPLRSTGTAILAALGLLEGCLVNIGSRIMVFSSGPATLGPGIVVDTNLVSAIRTHRDLINGQAPYYSKSSSFYKRVSHRLSDASIVLDLFAFSLDQVGASELKGPVESSGGFMMLGDSFESSQFRKCLQHIFDRDEEGNLKMYFDATIEIVTTKDVKICGALGPCVSLRRKNNLVSNNEIGEGGTYIWKLGTLTSKTCFAFFFQVSDEQKVQPGSAFSIQFITRYRYGNTEIRKRVTTAARRWVGNHSPEIAAGFDQEAAASVMARLAIARAEKCQAREVIRWLDDALIRFASKFGDYVQEDPSSFRLSSNFSLYPQFMYYLRRSQFIDVFNCTPDETAFFRLMLNREGVVGSLIMIQPTLLQYSFDGPPIPVLLDVRSISPDVILLFDSYFHVVIHYGSKISQWRKLGYDKDPSHGNLRKLLEAPELDAEQLVAERVPAPKIIKCDQHGSQARFLLAKLNPSVTHNSTYMQGSDIILTDDLSLEVFIDHLQALAVQG, encoded by the exons ATGGATTTTGTGGAGTTGGAGGCCATCGAAGGTCTCCGCTGGTCCTGGAACTCATGGCCAGCGTCTAAATCTGATTGCTCAGCTCTTGTCATACCCCTCAGCGTCATGTGCACGCCATTGATGCAATCCTCCGAGCTCCCGATCCTCCCCTACGACCCTCTCCTCTGCTCTCACTGCGGTGCCATTTTGAACCCCTACGCCCGACTCGATTACACGTCTCGCATTTGGTACTGCCCGTTTTGTTACCAGAAGAACCCGTTTCCTCGCTCCTATTCCGGTATCGGAGAGACCAATCTTCCCGCCGAACTTTTCCCCACTTACAGCACGGTGGAGTACGCCCCCGGGAGAAAGAGCATGAGCCCCGGTGCCAACCCAAGTGGTCCGAATTTGAATTACAAGCATAATTGGTCGAACGGGCTCTCGTCGTCATCTTCGTTGGCGTCTATGGTTTCGTCGTCATCGTCGTTGTCGATGTCGGGCGGGGATTTGCGAGGGGGAGGATCTGCGTTTGTGTTCGTTGTGGACACCTGCACGGCCGAGGAGGAGCTACGGGCGCTTAAGAACGAGTTGTTGCTTTTGGTGGAGCGATTGCCGGAGAATGCTTTGGTGGGATTGGTTACCTTTGATTCTATGGTTCGTGTCCATGATCTTGGATTTTCCGAGTGCTCGAGAGTCGTTTTGTTTCATGGAGATCGCGAGGTTTCTTCAGAGCAG ACCCAACAATTTCTGGGTTTCAATCCCACAAAGAAACAGCATCTTGGAAAGACACCAGTTATCCGAAAGCAGGGATTTTTGCTACCAGTGTCTGAATGTGAATTCAGTGTAACTACTGCAATAGAAGAGATCCATTCTTCACCGCATGCCAGGCTGGGTCATCGCCCTCTACGGTCCACAGGAACAGCAATATTAGCTGCACTTGGACTTCTGGAAGGATGCTTAGTAAATATTGGCTCTCGTATCATGGTCTTCTCATCTGGACCTGCGACTCTAGGACCAGGGATTGTTGTAGACACAAATCTTGTGAGCGCCATCAGAACTCATCGAGACCTGATAAATGGTCAAGCACCTTACTATAGTAAATCTAGCAGCTTCTATAAGCGAGTATCCCACAGGTTATCCGATGCATCTATTGTTCTTGATTTGTTTgctttttctcttgatcaagTTGGAGCTTCGGAGCTAAAAGGCCCTGTTGAGAGCTCAGGTGGATTCATGATGCTAGGAGACTCATTCGAGTCAAGCCAATTTAGAAAATGCTTGCAGCACATTTTTGATCGTGATGAAGAAGGAAACTTGAAGATGTATTTTGATGCAACTATTGAGATAGTGACCACTAAAGATGTCAAAATCTGTGGAGCCCTTGGACCTTGTGTATCCCTTCGGCGGAAGAACAATTTAGTGAGTAACAATGAGATTGGGGAGGGTGGTACTTATATATGGAAGTTGGGCACACTCACTAGCAAAACATgctttgcttttttctttcaagTGAGCGATGAGCAGAAGGTCCAACCTGGATCTGCATTTTCCATACAATTTATAACACGATATCGATATGGGAACACGGAAATAAGGAAAAGAGTGACGACTGCTGCAAGACGATGGGTTGGAAACCACTCACCAGAAATTGCTGCTGGATTCGACCAAGAAGCAGCCGCTTCTGTGATGGCAAGACTTGCTATTGCTCGAGCAGAAAAGTGTCAAGCCCGGGAGGTTATCAGATGGCTGGATGATGCATTGATCCGTTTTGCTTCTAAGTTTGGTGATTATGTCCAGGAAGATCCTTCTTCGTTCCGCCTTTCATCCAATTTCTCACTTTATCCACAGTTCATGTACTACTTAAGAAGGTCCCAGTTTATTGATGTATTTAACTGTACTCCTGATGAAACTGCTTTCTTTCGGCTGATGCTGAACCGTGAGGGGGTGGTTGGTTCGCTTATCATGATCCAACCTACACTTCTCCAATATTCCTTTGATGGGCCGCCTATTCCAGTCCTCTTAGATGTTCGCTCGATTTCTCCAGATGTTATTTTGCTCTTTGATTCTTATTTCCATGTGGTTATTCATTACGGATCTAAGATTTCTCAGTGGAGGAAGCTTGGTTATGACAAGGACCCAAGCCATGGGAATTTAAGAAAGCTGTTGGAAGCTCCAGAGCTTGATGCAGAGCAGCTCGTAGCTGAAAGAGTTCCTGCCCCTAAGATTATAAAATGTGATCAGCATGGCAGTCAGGCAAGGTTTCTTCTAGCAAAATTGAATCCATCCGTTACTCATAATTCGACATACATGCAAGGATCAGATATTATTCTCACTGATGATTTGAGCTTGGAAGTTTTTATAGATCACTTGCAGGCCCTGGCTGTGCAGGGCTGA
- the LOC121245865 gene encoding E3 ubiquitin protein ligase DRIP2-like isoform X2 produces the protein MCVWGQRGTEKQKMMMAGQVVKLQWEKLAVCMTCPLCNKLFKDATTISECLHTFCRKCIYKKLTSEELNHCPVCNKDLGCAPLEKLRADHNVQDLRARIFPFVRKKANAPEVVPSVPFSGKRKERSLSPFRASIPRIKCAARKCLPLLEPTLFVDEPVEKEGDDKKVGDHRLSFSSSETLHENLQNRRQVEAASKTKSIKFTMHGMVVKPALPKAKIKGHGNKSKGHGDDNGSMSAPSSLVKTRKFHGVRQRRAAVSEGLINIPGQALIDVDYKNDRRFSPIWFSLVASNDQEGDSPLPQISSCYLRVRDGSLPVSFIKKYLVKKLDLDSEAEVEILLRGQPIISTQQFHDLVDLWLQTKPMSERIQTSMGCSAKEFVIVLSYGRKIDPMNMLR, from the exons atgtgtgtgTGGGGTCAGAGGGGGACGGAGAAGCAGAAGATGATGATGGCAGGCCAGGTGGTTAAGCTACAGTGGGAGAAACTCGCCGTATGCATGACCTGTCCTTTATGCAATAAGCTCTTCAAAGACGCCACCACCATATCTGAGTGCCTCCACACCT TTTGCAGGAAGTGCATATATAAGAAGCTAACTAGTGAGGAGTTGAATCACTGTCCCGTGTGCAATAAAGATTTGGGTTGTGCTCCACTGGAGAAACTAAG GGCAGACCACAATGTGCAAGATTTAAGGGCTAGAATCTTCCCTTTTGTAAGGAAAAAGGCCAATGCACCCGAGGTGGTACCCTCAGTTCCATTTTCAGGAAAACGGAAGGAGAGATCCCTCTCTCCATTTAGGGCCAGCATACCTAGAATAAAATGTGCTGCAAGAAAGTGTCTTCCTCTACTTGAACCTACTCTTTTTGTTGATGAGCCTGTTGAAAAGGAGGGAGATGATAAGAAAGTGGGAGATCACCGTCTAAGTTTTAGCTCAAGTGAGACTCTACATGAAAATTTGCAAAATAGAAGACag GTGGAAGCtgcaagcaaaacaaaatctaTTAAGTTCACCATGCATGGAATGGTGGTCAAGCCAGCACTGCCCAAAGCCAAAATTAAGGGACATGGTAATAAATCAAAAGGCCATGGTGATGACAATGGCTCAATGTCTGCACCATCAAGTTTAGTGAAAACTAGAAAGTTCCATGGTGTTCGACAAAGAAGAGCCGCTGTCTCTGAAGGCTTGATTAATATTCCTGGACAAGCTCTGATTGATGTAGATTATAAGAATGACAGAAGATTTAGTCCAATTTGGTTCTCATTAGTTGCCTCTAATGACCA GGAAGGAGATTCACCCTTGCCACAGATATCCTCATGCTACTTGCGGGTTAG GGATGGTAGTTTACCcgtttcatttataaaaaaatatcttgtgAAAAAACTGGATCTTGATAGCGAGGCCGAG GTGGAGATCTTGTTACGTGGTCAGCCAATAATTTCTACACAGCAATTTCATGACTTGGTAGACTTGTGGTTACAGACAAAACCAATGTCAGAAAGAATTCAGACATCTATGGGCTGCTCAGCCAAGGAGTTTGTGATTGTTCTGTCTTATGGTCGAAAGATAGACCCCATGAATATGCTTCGATGA
- the LOC121245866 gene encoding magnesium transporter MRS2-2-like isoform X2 produces MARDMEVVPADPGAAVVPKKKSQMLARSWILLDCTGERTVLDVDKYAIMHRVHIHARDLRILDPLLSYPSAILGRDRAIVLNLEHIKAIITAEEVLLRDPTDENVVPVVEELQRRLPPVNAIRQGQPNGKEYPGGQNDVEASEEDESPFEFRALEVALEAICSFLAARTTELESAAYPALDELTSKISSRNLDRVRKLKSSMTRLTARVQKVRDELEQLLDDDDDMADLYLSRKLAGASSPVSGSGAASWFPVSPTIGSKISRASRASMATVRGDENDVEELEMLLEAYFMQIDGTLNKLTTLKKP; encoded by the exons ATGGCACGGGACATGGAGGTGGTGCCCGCGGACCCCGGTGCCGCGGTGGTTCCGAAGAAGAAGAGCCAGATGCTGGCTCGGAGCTGGATACTGTTGGACTGTACGGGGGAACGGACCGTCCTGGACGTCGACAAGTACGCCATCATGCACCGCGTCCACATCCATGCTCGCGATCTCCGAATCCTCGACCCCTTGTTGTCCTACCCCTCCGCCATCCTCGGCCGCGACAGGGCCATCGTTCTCAACTtggag CATATCAAGGCAATTATCACTGCTGAAGAG GTATTACTTCGGGATCCAACGGATGAAAATGTTGTCCCTGTTGTTGAGGAACTTCAAAGGCGTTTACCTCCTGTCAATGCCATTCGCCAAGGTCAACCTAACGGAAAAGAGTACCCAGGTGGGCAAAATGATGTCGAGGCCAGTGAAGAAGATG AGTCTCCATTTGAGTTCCGGGCCCTGGAGGTAGCTTTGGAAGCTATTTGTAGTTTCCTTGCCGCCCGTACAACAGAATTGGAGAGTGCTGCATATCCTGCACTTGATGAGCTGACCTCTAAG ATTAGTAGCCGTAACTTGGACAGGGTTCGCAAATTAAAGAGTTCAATGACCAGGTTGACTGCTCGGGTCCAAAAG GTTAGAGATGAACTTGAACAACTActcgatgatgatgatgatatggcTGACCTTTACTTGTCGAGAAAGTTGGCTGGTGCATCTTCACCAGTTAGTGGCTCTGGTGCTGCCAGTTGGTTTCCTGTCTCCCCAACCATTGGCTCAAAGATATCCAGAGCAAGTAGAGCAAGTATGGCCACAGTCCGGGGAGATGAGAATGATGTTGAGGAGCTTGAAATGTTACTGGAG GCTTACTTTATGCAAATTGATGGCACATTGAACAAATTAACCACG TTGAAAAAACCATGA
- the LOC121245865 gene encoding E3 ubiquitin protein ligase DRIP2-like isoform X3, producing MMMAGQVVKLQWEKLAVCMTCPLCNKLFKDATTISECLHTFCRKCIYKKLTSEELNHCPVCNKDLGCAPLEKLRADHNVQDLRARIFPFVRKKANAPEVVPSVPFSGKRKERSLSPFRASIPRIKCAARKCLPLLEPTLFVDEPVEKEGDDKKVGDHRLSFSSSETLHENLQNRRQVEAASKTKSIKFTMHGMVVKPALPKAKIKGHGNKSKGHGDDNGSMSAPSSLVKTRKFHGVRQRRAAVSEGLINIPGQALIDVDYKNDRRFSPIWFSLVASNDQEGDSPLPQISSCYLRVRDGSLPVSFIKKYLVKKLDLDSEAESLQVEILLRGQPIISTQQFHDLVDLWLQTKPMSERIQTSMGCSAKEFVIVLSYGRKIDPMNMLR from the exons ATGATGATGGCAGGCCAGGTGGTTAAGCTACAGTGGGAGAAACTCGCCGTATGCATGACCTGTCCTTTATGCAATAAGCTCTTCAAAGACGCCACCACCATATCTGAGTGCCTCCACACCT TTTGCAGGAAGTGCATATATAAGAAGCTAACTAGTGAGGAGTTGAATCACTGTCCCGTGTGCAATAAAGATTTGGGTTGTGCTCCACTGGAGAAACTAAG GGCAGACCACAATGTGCAAGATTTAAGGGCTAGAATCTTCCCTTTTGTAAGGAAAAAGGCCAATGCACCCGAGGTGGTACCCTCAGTTCCATTTTCAGGAAAACGGAAGGAGAGATCCCTCTCTCCATTTAGGGCCAGCATACCTAGAATAAAATGTGCTGCAAGAAAGTGTCTTCCTCTACTTGAACCTACTCTTTTTGTTGATGAGCCTGTTGAAAAGGAGGGAGATGATAAGAAAGTGGGAGATCACCGTCTAAGTTTTAGCTCAAGTGAGACTCTACATGAAAATTTGCAAAATAGAAGACag GTGGAAGCtgcaagcaaaacaaaatctaTTAAGTTCACCATGCATGGAATGGTGGTCAAGCCAGCACTGCCCAAAGCCAAAATTAAGGGACATGGTAATAAATCAAAAGGCCATGGTGATGACAATGGCTCAATGTCTGCACCATCAAGTTTAGTGAAAACTAGAAAGTTCCATGGTGTTCGACAAAGAAGAGCCGCTGTCTCTGAAGGCTTGATTAATATTCCTGGACAAGCTCTGATTGATGTAGATTATAAGAATGACAGAAGATTTAGTCCAATTTGGTTCTCATTAGTTGCCTCTAATGACCA GGAAGGAGATTCACCCTTGCCACAGATATCCTCATGCTACTTGCGGGTTAG GGATGGTAGTTTACCcgtttcatttataaaaaaatatcttgtgAAAAAACTGGATCTTGATAGCGAGGCCGAG TCTTTACAGGTGGAGATCTTGTTACGTGGTCAGCCAATAATTTCTACACAGCAATTTCATGACTTGGTAGACTTGTGGTTACAGACAAAACCAATGTCAGAAAGAATTCAGACATCTATGGGCTGCTCAGCCAAGGAGTTTGTGATTGTTCTGTCTTATGGTCGAAAGATAGACCCCATGAATATGCTTCGATGA